Proteins from a single region of Weeksella virosa DSM 16922:
- a CDS encoding shikimate dehydrogenase family protein has product MHTLGLIGKNISYSFSVKYFTEKFEQLNLGNYSYELFDLKNINEIETLFRNKNLLGFNITIPYKQAIIPYLDELSPEAKEVGAVNTVKIDNGKKIGYNTDVYGFEKSFVPMLSKHHQKALILGNGGASKAVVFVLNKLGIPYTIVSRNDKKLLHYDALDEDILASHQIIINCTPVGTYPQINATPKLPYQFLTDIHYLYDLIYNPEETKFLQLGKKKGAKTKNGLEMLHLQAEKSWEIWVGL; this is encoded by the coding sequence ATGCACACATTAGGTTTGATAGGAAAAAACATCTCGTACTCCTTTTCTGTGAAGTATTTTACAGAGAAGTTCGAACAGTTGAATCTTGGCAACTACTCCTACGAACTATTCGACCTGAAGAATATTAACGAAATTGAAACTCTTTTTAGGAACAAAAATTTATTAGGTTTTAACATTACAATTCCCTACAAACAAGCAATAATTCCTTATTTAGACGAGCTCTCCCCAGAAGCAAAAGAAGTTGGTGCCGTGAATACCGTAAAAATAGACAACGGAAAAAAAATCGGCTATAATACAGATGTTTATGGTTTCGAAAAATCATTTGTTCCGATGTTGAGTAAGCATCATCAAAAAGCATTGATTTTGGGTAACGGAGGTGCAAGTAAAGCAGTGGTTTTTGTGTTGAACAAGCTTGGGATACCCTATACAATAGTTTCTCGGAATGATAAAAAATTACTGCACTACGACGCTCTGGATGAAGATATTTTAGCGTCCCATCAAATCATAATCAATTGTACACCTGTTGGCACTTATCCACAAATAAATGCAACACCAAAACTTCCGTATCAGTTCTTAACAGACATCCATTATTTGTATGATTTGATTTATAATCCAGAGGAAACAAAATTTCTACAGTTGGGGAAGAAAAAAGGTGCGAAAACAAAGAATGGTTTAGAAATGTTGCACTTGCAAGCAGAAAAATCTTGGGAGATTTGGGTAGGATTGTAA
- a CDS encoding DUF349 domain-containing protein yields MITDMDNLQNADGKSPNNTNESYKSEAIQEEQNQNVIPLKDYEKFDLEILLNEARILLKNHPAQELKEHFSLIREAAKNKMALDAAEKREQFVNEGGDEIHFRYDSPLKKEFYVIYEDYKKQLSFFYKETERTEKENLEKRLEIIEELKALYQDPQENNQNLFRIFRDLKTRWHNAGRVPAAQANNVYRNYFFHLDNFYKYLDMNKELRELDMSHNLEVRQSIIKRAEELVSEENVQKALNELQYLHRLWKEEAVPVAEEFREVTWNQFKELTNKIHNRKAELNELLKKEQEDNLAKKRAIVQSINEITQNSRDNKHGDWQKAIRKVNDLREEFLKTGRVPKPHNNEIWDKFKQSTRNFNHLKNTFYKNLKSNQEDNLQQKIALIEIAKEHAESTDWNKSVKVIKQIQEDWKKVGHVPRKHSDRVWKEFKKYCNQFFDRYKKRNEAENEKLEQNLSEKKQLIETVKNYTTAGDKEKDLTWIFELEKSFNSIGKVPMKNINIANQFREEIDKKVKELAISDEEMQDFRLQAIFNKAKTGKNAHLIDNEIIHTKKEIDDLDKEIIQLDNNISFFSGTDQNSPLLKNVYKELEEKKNKRNDLNQKLRKLYQYNSEENNEKEPDNSEDNQV; encoded by the coding sequence ATGATAACGGATATGGACAACCTGCAAAACGCAGATGGAAAATCACCTAATAACACAAATGAGTCGTACAAATCAGAAGCGATTCAAGAAGAACAAAATCAAAATGTGATTCCACTAAAAGATTATGAAAAATTCGATTTAGAAATTCTCCTTAACGAAGCACGCATTTTGTTAAAAAACCATCCTGCACAAGAACTTAAAGAGCATTTTTCTTTGATTCGTGAGGCTGCAAAAAACAAAATGGCACTAGATGCGGCAGAGAAAAGAGAACAATTTGTGAACGAAGGTGGAGATGAAATCCATTTCCGGTATGATAGTCCTCTAAAAAAGGAATTTTATGTAATTTACGAAGATTATAAAAAACAATTAAGCTTTTTCTATAAAGAAACAGAAAGAACCGAAAAAGAAAACTTAGAAAAAAGACTCGAAATTATCGAAGAGTTGAAAGCTTTGTATCAGGATCCTCAGGAAAATAATCAGAATCTTTTCAGAATCTTTCGTGACCTAAAAACCCGTTGGCATAATGCAGGAAGAGTTCCGGCAGCACAAGCTAATAATGTATATAGAAACTATTTTTTTCATTTGGATAATTTTTATAAATATCTAGATATGAACAAAGAACTTCGAGAGTTGGACATGAGTCATAATCTAGAAGTTCGACAATCGATCATCAAGCGTGCTGAAGAATTGGTGAGCGAAGAAAACGTACAAAAAGCACTCAATGAGTTACAGTATCTTCACCGTTTATGGAAAGAAGAAGCAGTCCCAGTTGCCGAAGAATTTAGAGAAGTTACATGGAATCAGTTCAAAGAATTGACCAACAAAATACATAATCGTAAAGCAGAACTCAACGAATTATTGAAAAAAGAACAGGAAGATAATTTAGCCAAAAAACGTGCAATTGTTCAATCGATTAACGAAATCACCCAAAACAGTAGAGATAATAAACACGGTGATTGGCAAAAAGCTATCCGAAAGGTAAATGATTTACGAGAGGAATTTCTTAAAACTGGACGTGTACCGAAGCCGCACAACAATGAAATATGGGACAAGTTCAAACAATCGACAAGAAACTTCAATCACCTAAAAAACACTTTTTATAAAAACCTAAAATCTAATCAAGAAGATAATTTGCAACAAAAAATTGCCTTGATCGAGATTGCCAAAGAACATGCTGAAAGTACAGATTGGAACAAATCGGTAAAAGTTATCAAACAAATACAAGAAGATTGGAAAAAAGTAGGGCATGTACCCCGCAAACACTCGGATCGGGTTTGGAAAGAGTTTAAAAAATATTGTAATCAATTCTTCGATCGTTATAAGAAACGCAATGAAGCTGAGAATGAAAAACTTGAGCAAAATCTATCCGAGAAAAAACAACTTATAGAAACAGTAAAAAACTATACAACTGCGGGAGATAAAGAAAAAGATTTAACCTGGATTTTCGAGTTGGAAAAATCTTTCAATTCGATAGGGAAAGTCCCAATGAAAAATATAAATATAGCCAATCAGTTTCGGGAAGAAATCGATAAAAAAGTTAAAGAACTCGCTATCTCCGATGAAGAAATGCAAGATTTCCGATTACAAGCAATATTTAACAAAGCCAAAACTGGTAAAAACGCTCATTTGATCGACAATGAAATTATCCACACCAAAAAAGAAATAGACGATTTGGATAAAGAAATCATCCAGTTAGACAACAATATTTCTTTCTTTTCGGGTACCGACCAAAACAGTCCTTTACTAAAAAATGTTTACAAAGAATTGGAAGAAAAGAAAAACAAGCGGAATGATTTAAATCAAAAATTGAGAAAACTTTACCAGTATAACTCGGAGGAAAATAACGAAAAAGAACCCGATAACTCGGAAGATAACCAAGTATGA
- the ribD gene encoding bifunctional diaminohydroxyphosphoribosylaminopyrimidine deaminase/5-amino-6-(5-phosphoribosylamino)uracil reductase RibD has product MTQDRTDEFYMNRCLQLAANGLGNTYPNPFVGSVIVHNQNIIGEGFTSFYGGPHAEVNAIHSVEKKELLPSSTLYVTLEPCAHFGKTPPCSDLIIEHKIPRVVVGCLDPFALVNGEGINRMRTHGIEVSVGILEKECLELNRRFFTIHQKKRPYVILKWAQTANGYFAPKNHTQQWISNRFSKQLVHWWRTQEQAILVGKNTAIVDNPQLNSRLVQGRNPIRVLIDYDLSTPTTHYLFDQTLPTIIFNKVKGGKNELIEYIQLQSKENNLEEILRILYQKNIQSIIIEGGSRTLQTFIEQNLWDEARVFSSSTVWEDGIFAPHLHKKPSKTQIIDNDFLRIYRND; this is encoded by the coding sequence ATGACACAAGATAGAACTGATGAATTCTATATGAATCGTTGTTTACAACTTGCTGCAAACGGATTGGGAAATACATACCCCAATCCGTTTGTTGGTTCGGTGATTGTCCATAATCAGAATATTATCGGTGAAGGATTTACCTCTTTTTATGGAGGACCACATGCGGAAGTAAATGCTATACACTCGGTAGAAAAAAAAGAATTATTGCCCTCTTCTACCCTTTATGTTACACTAGAACCCTGTGCACATTTTGGCAAAACACCACCTTGCAGTGATCTAATTATCGAACACAAAATTCCTCGTGTTGTAGTAGGTTGTCTAGATCCTTTTGCTTTGGTTAATGGCGAAGGAATCAATCGAATGCGTACCCATGGCATAGAAGTATCAGTTGGCATATTAGAAAAAGAATGTTTAGAATTGAATCGTCGTTTCTTTACAATTCACCAGAAAAAACGACCGTATGTTATCCTAAAGTGGGCCCAAACAGCCAATGGATATTTCGCCCCGAAAAACCATACACAACAATGGATAAGCAACCGTTTTTCTAAACAATTAGTGCATTGGTGGCGAACACAAGAACAAGCCATTTTGGTTGGGAAGAATACGGCCATTGTAGATAACCCGCAACTCAACAGTCGCTTGGTACAAGGCAGAAACCCTATCCGAGTATTAATTGATTATGACTTATCTACGCCTACGACACATTATCTTTTTGATCAAACCCTACCCACAATTATTTTTAATAAAGTGAAAGGAGGAAAAAATGAATTAATTGAATATATTCAGTTACAATCAAAAGAAAATAACCTAGAAGAAATTCTAAGAATTTTATATCAAAAAAACATTCAATCGATAATCATCGAAGGTGGAAGTCGAACGCTGCAAACTTTTATCGAGCAAAACCTTTGGGATGAAGCCCGAGTTTTTAGTAGTTCGACCGTTTGGGAAGACGGAATTTTTGCTCCTCACCTTCATAAAAAACCAAGTAAAACACAAATAATAGACAACGACTTTTTACGAATCTATCGCAATGATTGA
- a CDS encoding IMPACT family protein gives MIDNTDDTYLTIAHDAEEVIFKEMGSKFINYAFRVKNEEEVREKLNYLREKWPDATHHCYAYILGINKEDYRANDDGEPSGSAGLPIYNQILSFELTNVLVVSVRYFGGTKLGVPGLVKAYKYGAQIALEEAKIVTRYLTKKVELIFNYDQQGIVERNIERVNGEIVNKEFMANCRFVVEVRNSLLEKFESQFKEMYQLKLKVLDD, from the coding sequence ATGATTGACAATACAGATGATACTTATTTAACGATTGCTCATGATGCAGAAGAGGTAATTTTCAAAGAGATGGGAAGTAAGTTTATCAACTATGCTTTTCGGGTAAAAAACGAAGAAGAAGTACGAGAAAAACTAAATTATCTGCGAGAAAAATGGCCCGATGCTACCCATCATTGCTATGCATATATATTGGGTATAAACAAGGAAGATTATCGAGCAAATGATGACGGTGAGCCGAGTGGTTCGGCAGGATTGCCTATATACAACCAAATTCTTTCGTTCGAGTTAACCAATGTATTGGTGGTATCTGTCCGTTATTTTGGGGGGACAAAATTGGGCGTGCCAGGTCTGGTAAAAGCATACAAATACGGTGCACAAATTGCATTGGAAGAGGCCAAAATTGTTACACGCTATCTGACGAAAAAAGTTGAATTGATATTTAATTACGATCAGCAAGGGATTGTAGAGCGAAATATAGAACGTGTGAACGGTGAAATTGTAAACAAAGAATTTATGGCAAATTGTAGGTTTGTTGTCGAAGTTAGAAATAGCCTACTTGAAAAGTTCGAAAGTCAGTTCAAAGAAATGTATCAATTGAAATTAAAAGTTTTGGATGATTAA
- a CDS encoding acyltransferase family protein, producing MINSLTSLRFFFAFAVFLSHLTFVSTELHWYNWLKNFVFFEGYLGVGFFFILSGFVLALNYQNKINKPHEFSIKNFYINRFARIYPLHFLTFFLMLPFVFHQNLWDPLVAFFNFFLLQSYIPIQEFYFSINNPSWSISTEFFFYLAFPFLVSLLHRFPISRFLPLLAIPIIIFIEPHIDLDYEKGIFYIHPLVRTIDFFIGIILYNQYRRFNYLLKNISFRQGSLLEISAFFVLIIFFSLHEFVPRMFRYGIYYWLPMSLIIVFFSVEKGILSRILQHRMLIYLGEISFSFYMLHMIIIKYGNLWFPELNDFVKIGLYLIISLGLSILTFEYFEKPINRWIKNKYRNYSQQNQ from the coding sequence ATGATTAACTCCCTCACATCATTGCGTTTTTTCTTTGCATTTGCTGTTTTTCTCAGCCATCTAACTTTTGTATCTACAGAATTACATTGGTACAATTGGCTAAAAAATTTTGTATTTTTTGAAGGTTATTTAGGCGTCGGTTTTTTCTTTATTTTGAGTGGTTTTGTTTTGGCACTCAACTATCAAAACAAAATCAATAAACCACACGAATTTAGTATAAAGAACTTCTATATCAATCGATTTGCAAGAATATACCCATTGCATTTTCTTACCTTTTTCTTGATGCTTCCGTTTGTTTTTCATCAAAATTTATGGGATCCTCTTGTCGCTTTCTTCAATTTTTTCTTGTTACAATCTTATATTCCAATCCAGGAGTTTTATTTTTCTATCAACAATCCTTCTTGGAGTATTTCTACCGAGTTTTTCTTTTATCTAGCATTTCCTTTTCTAGTTAGTCTATTGCATCGGTTTCCGATCAGTCGATTTCTTCCTTTACTTGCGATACCAATAATCATTTTCATCGAACCGCATATTGATCTCGATTACGAGAAAGGCATATTTTATATTCATCCATTGGTACGAACAATCGATTTTTTTATTGGAATTATTTTGTATAATCAATATCGACGTTTCAATTATCTACTAAAAAACATCAGTTTCCGTCAAGGTAGCCTTTTAGAAATTTCCGCATTTTTTGTGCTTATAATTTTCTTTTCTTTGCATGAGTTTGTTCCAAGAATGTTTCGGTACGGTATTTATTATTGGTTACCAATGTCATTAATAATTGTATTTTTTTCGGTAGAAAAAGGTATTTTGTCCAGAATATTACAACACAGAATGCTTATCTATCTAGGAGAAATTAGTTTTAGTTTTTATATGTTGCACATGATAATCATAAAATATGGAAATCTTTGGTTTCCAGAGCTGAATGATTTTGTGAAGATTGGTCTTTATCTTATAATTTCGTTAGGCTTAAGCATATTAACATTTGAGTATTTCGAGAAGCCTATCAATCGGTGGATAAAAAACAAATACCGTAATTATAGTCAACAAAATCAATAA
- a CDS encoding flavin reductase family protein, whose product MKTIYPTELTSPALQKIMQTAVAPRPIAFVSSINKKGDVNLAPFSFFNMFSTVPPILVFSPSRRVRDNTTKHTLENVLEVPEVVIGIANYAMVQQVSLSSTEYEEGVNEFVKAGFTMKDADVVRPKLIAESPVNFECKVQEVVSLGKEGGAGNLVICEVKKIHIREEFINEQGDLDQKKLDLIARLGGNWYSRSNEDSLFEVPKPLVTKGIGFDLLPNEIKYSSVFTGNDLGMLANTEKLIGENFSDDEDVHRKAQQLLLQSKIEEAWKILLK is encoded by the coding sequence ATGAAAACAATTTATCCTACAGAACTAACTTCTCCTGCATTACAGAAAATCATGCAAACGGCTGTAGCACCAAGGCCTATTGCGTTTGTATCATCGATCAATAAGAAAGGGGATGTTAATCTTGCGCCGTTCAGTTTTTTCAATATGTTTAGTACCGTCCCGCCAATTCTTGTATTTTCACCATCGAGAAGGGTACGTGATAATACCACAAAGCATACACTAGAGAATGTTCTCGAGGTACCAGAAGTAGTAATCGGGATTGCAAATTATGCAATGGTTCAACAAGTTTCTTTAAGTTCGACAGAATACGAAGAAGGTGTAAATGAGTTTGTGAAAGCTGGTTTCACTATGAAAGATGCCGATGTTGTTCGACCGAAATTAATTGCAGAATCACCAGTAAACTTCGAGTGTAAGGTGCAAGAAGTTGTTTCGTTGGGCAAAGAAGGTGGTGCAGGAAATTTAGTTATTTGCGAAGTGAAAAAAATTCATATACGTGAAGAATTCATCAATGAGCAAGGTGATTTGGACCAAAAGAAATTAGATTTAATCGCACGTTTGGGAGGTAATTGGTATTCTCGCAGTAATGAGGATAGCCTTTTCGAGGTTCCTAAACCTTTGGTAACGAAAGGTATTGGGTTTGATTTGCTACCAAATGAAATAAAATATAGTTCTGTTTTTACAGGGAATGATCTTGGCATGTTGGCCAATACAGAAAAACTAATCGGCGAAAATTTCTCAGATGATGAAGATGTTCATCGTAAAGCTCAACAACTTTTGTTGCAATCTAAAATAGAAGAAGCTTGGAAAATCTTGCTAAAATAA
- the fahA gene encoding fumarylacetoacetase produces MKSFISYPKDSDFSIHNIPFGVALIQDEYVAVCTRIGDKVVDLSYLYNEDYFGDFDQLEYNVFESVVLNEFIELGKPTTNAIRLRIQDLLLEGSDLANDEKTIEEAIYDIDEVEMLLPVHVPNYTDFYSSIEHATNVGKMFRDPDNALLPNWKHLPVGYHGRASSIVVSGTPIHRPKGQMKPADQDQPVFGPCKQLDFELEMAFIVNKMTDLGESVTVEDAEDAIFGMVIFNDWSARDIQSWEYVPLGPFLGKNFGSSISPWVVTLEALEQFRTSSPKQDPEVLDYLKFEGERNFDIQLEVALKPENGEENVICQSNFKYMYWNMAQQLAHHTVNGCNLEVGDMYASGTISGKDPHSFGSMLELTWRGQYPLKLSNGEERKFIQDNDTIIMRAFAEKEDVRVGFGEVSGTILPAK; encoded by the coding sequence ATGAAATCTTTTATATCATATCCCAAAGATTCAGACTTTAGCATTCATAATATTCCTTTTGGTGTAGCACTTATCCAGGACGAATACGTAGCTGTATGCACAAGAATTGGCGACAAAGTAGTCGATTTATCCTATCTCTATAATGAAGATTACTTCGGTGATTTTGACCAATTAGAATACAACGTTTTCGAGTCGGTTGTTTTAAACGAATTTATAGAACTAGGCAAACCAACTACGAATGCAATACGTTTACGAATTCAAGATTTACTGTTAGAAGGATCTGATTTGGCAAATGACGAAAAAACAATCGAAGAAGCCATATATGATATTGATGAAGTAGAAATGCTATTACCGGTACATGTCCCAAATTATACAGACTTTTATAGCAGTATAGAACATGCCACAAATGTTGGTAAAATGTTTCGCGATCCTGATAATGCTCTACTTCCGAACTGGAAACATCTGCCGGTAGGATACCACGGACGCGCCTCTTCTATAGTTGTTTCTGGTACGCCGATTCATCGTCCGAAAGGTCAAATGAAACCTGCCGATCAAGATCAACCAGTTTTTGGTCCGTGTAAGCAATTGGATTTTGAGTTGGAAATGGCTTTTATTGTCAACAAAATGACCGATTTGGGTGAAAGTGTAACTGTAGAAGATGCCGAGGATGCAATTTTCGGAATGGTTATTTTCAATGATTGGTCGGCAAGAGATATTCAATCGTGGGAGTACGTACCATTAGGACCATTTTTGGGTAAAAACTTTGGCTCATCAATTTCACCATGGGTAGTAACCCTAGAGGCTTTAGAGCAATTCCGTACGAGTTCCCCGAAACAAGACCCCGAAGTGTTGGATTATTTGAAGTTTGAAGGTGAACGTAATTTCGACATCCAATTAGAAGTAGCTTTGAAACCCGAAAATGGAGAAGAAAATGTAATATGTCAGAGCAATTTCAAATACATGTATTGGAATATGGCTCAGCAATTAGCACACCATACCGTAAACGGATGTAATTTAGAAGTGGGGGATATGTATGCCAGCGGAACAATTTCTGGTAAAGATCCTCATTCTTTTGGTTCGATGTTAGAGCTAACTTGGCGTGGACAATATCCACTAAAATTATCCAACGGTGAAGAACGAAAATTCATACAAGATAACGATACTATAATTATGCGTGCATTTGCAGAAAAAGAAGATGTGCGGGTAGGATTTGGAGAAGTTTCAGGAACAATTCTACCAGCAAAATAA
- the hppD gene encoding 4-hydroxyphenylpyruvate dioxygenase has product MSTQTFAEKIAQAQNFLPINGTDYIEFYVGNAKQAAHYYKTAFGFQSVAYAGPETGVRDRASYVLQQGKIRLVLTSGLKSDSPICEHAKKHGDGVKILALWVDDAYDAYEQTIKRGAKSYMEPTTLTDEFGEVKMSGIYTYGETVHMFIERKNYTGPFMPGYEKWEPDYQPTETGLLYVDHCVGNVGWNRMLPVVKWYEDVMGFVNVLSFDDKQINTEYSALMSKVMSNGNGYSKFPINEPAEGLKKSQVEEYLDFYEDEGVQHIAVATKDIIHTVTELKKRGVEFLAAPPETYYDMIPERVGEIEEDIKKLQDLGILVDCDEEGYLLQIFTKPVEDRPTLFFEIIERHGAQSFGAGNFKALFEALEKEQARRGNL; this is encoded by the coding sequence ATGAGTACACAAACCTTTGCAGAAAAGATTGCACAAGCACAAAATTTTTTACCGATCAACGGTACCGATTATATTGAGTTTTATGTAGGAAATGCCAAACAAGCAGCCCATTATTACAAAACTGCTTTTGGTTTCCAGTCAGTGGCATATGCAGGACCAGAAACTGGCGTACGCGATAGAGCATCTTATGTATTGCAACAAGGCAAAATCCGCTTAGTACTTACTTCGGGTCTAAAGTCGGACTCACCTATTTGCGAACACGCCAAGAAACATGGAGACGGTGTGAAAATTTTGGCACTGTGGGTAGATGACGCCTACGATGCTTACGAACAAACCATCAAGCGTGGTGCAAAAAGCTACATGGAACCAACCACTCTGACCGATGAATTTGGGGAAGTAAAAATGTCCGGAATTTATACCTATGGTGAAACAGTACATATGTTCATCGAAAGAAAAAATTATACAGGACCTTTTATGCCAGGATACGAAAAATGGGAGCCAGATTATCAACCAACCGAAACAGGACTATTGTACGTGGATCACTGCGTAGGAAATGTGGGTTGGAATCGTATGTTGCCAGTAGTAAAATGGTACGAAGATGTGATGGGATTTGTTAATGTACTTTCGTTTGATGACAAGCAAATCAATACAGAATACTCTGCATTGATGAGTAAAGTAATGTCGAACGGAAATGGATATTCGAAATTCCCGATTAATGAACCAGCAGAAGGACTGAAAAAATCGCAAGTAGAAGAGTATTTAGATTTCTATGAAGACGAAGGAGTGCAACACATAGCTGTAGCAACCAAAGACATTATCCATACAGTAACCGAACTGAAAAAACGTGGCGTAGAATTTTTAGCAGCACCACCAGAAACATACTACGATATGATTCCAGAGCGTGTAGGTGAGATAGAAGAAGATATCAAAAAACTACAAGATTTAGGGATTTTAGTAGACTGTGATGAGGAAGGATATTTGTTACAAATTTTCACTAAACCCGTAGAAGATCGTCCAACCTTGTTCTTCGAAATTATCGAGCGTCACGGTGCACAAAGTTTCGGAGCAGGGAACTTCAAAGCATTGTTTGAAGCATTAGAAAAAGAACAAGCAAGAAGAGGAAACTTATAA